The DNA window CAGAAGCTGGACAGTCTGCTGAAAGAGGAGGCTCTCCACAACACTGAGCTACAGGAGAGATGGGAGTTCTGCCTGGATGGTGAGTCAGGAGTTTACAACAAACATAACAGACAATAGCCAACCTTAATGATGATGAGAATGTTAAGGAGGGTAACTTATAGTAAGTATGCTGTGTCATTTCAAATGAATTCATTGTTATACATGTAAAGTCAACTTGAAACTGTAAGTAGACATTTAACATTACAGTTACTCTACTACCGTTTCTAGTCATTCTAATGTCTTAAATATTAATGCTTCTAATGCCTCATGTCCCCTGTGTTTTCAGAGGCCGATGGTTCAGACGTCTCGGGGCCCAGTAAGAGTTTTATTCAGCAGGATCTACAGCGGTGCCAGGATGACTGGGCTTCTGGTCTGGACCAGGGGCCTGAACCACCGGGCCCCGAGGGGGAGCCAGAGGACCCCACCGACCCTCTCTACCGCCCTCGTTACAGCATGGAGGACCTTGGGGGAGCCTTTGAGAAGTCTGGTTACAGCGGTGATGGTGGGAGCGACCATCTTCTAGACATGGAAGGGCTGGATAGGCTTCCTGGTTCTCCGTCTCGTCTGGGGGCGCTGAGCTACGGAGCTGTGGGTCACTACCAGGTGAACCTGGGGGGGTCTGAGGGGGGAGACCATCACCATCGCTCCCACATGCCTCGCCCCCATCAGAGCCGGAGGGAGCAGGTGGGGTCGCCAACGCCACCCCCCCACCCGGAGGTGAGAGACCGGAACTGCCTGTTGATAAACGAGGAGGGGTACCTGCAGGACTCCAGTGTCTTGTACCCAGAACACGGGGTCCCAGAGTCAGGTAGCAGAGCCGGCCACAGGGGGCTAACCTCCATCCACTCTGGAAGCTCagcccacaacaacaacacagagagccTGTATGGTGCCGCTGACGACTTTGGAAACTCTTTAAACCTCAGAGATCGTTCACAAGAGCAGGTaacaggaggaggggggaggcgTCATGCCTGCAATCAATGTACCATGACCTTCCCAGACTTTGGTTCCCTCAAGGCCCACAAGCAGACACACAAAACTGGTAGAGAGTCAGGGTCTGGGCCTCCGTACTCCTGCACCCAGTGTGGTAAGACCTTCACCCAGGCCTGCAACCTCAAGGTCCACCAGCGGGTCCACCAGGCAGAGGGACTCCACCTCTGCAGCCACTGCGGCAAAGGCTTCACCTCCTTCTCCGACCTGAAGAGGCACAAGTGCAGCCAGACCACAGACAAGCCCTACTGCTGCTCCATCTGTGGGAACAAATTCAGTCGGCTCTGGAACCTCAAGCTGCATCAGCGCATTCACACGCAGGAGAAACCCCACCGCTGCACTATGTGTGACAAGAGCTTCACACGTGCAGACATTTTGAAAGTGCACCTGCGCATCCACACCGGGGAGAGACCTTACTGCTGCGCTGTGTGTGGACTCCGCTTCAAACGACTGGACCATCTGAAGTTGCACCAGCGCAAACACAGGCCGGATCTCCTGAACTGAATAAAAAAAACTTACATTTTTGTTCTTTAGCatatgcttttatccaaagcgacttacttTTAGTGCATTCAACTTAGTTGGttctttattattttatttgacattgagaaaaaaatatttttgatcaATTGTTTATTAATAAGGACATTGAAAATATGAGCTGTTGGAAATATAACCATGTGTTGAATAAGAATGTATGCCTTAATGATACATTGTCTGTGAATTGTCTGTCATAATGACCATGCCAACCTACCAAACATTAGAATAATACTGCTTTCATGAAgtctgcagtggtgtaaagtacttaaggaaaaatattttaaagtactacttaagtagttttttggtgtatctgtactttactatttatgttttttaCAACTTCtccttttacttcactacattcttaaagaaaataatgtactttttaccctatacattttccctgacacccaaaagtacttgttacattttgacaggaaaatggtccaattcacgcacttatcaagagaacatccttggtcatccctaactgcctctgatctgacggactcactaaacacaaatgctttgtttgtaaattcatggcagagtgttgtagtgtgcccctggctatccgtaaaaaaatacaaatacaaattaattgtgctgtctggtttgcaaaatataaggaattttaaattattcatactttcacttttgatacttaattacatttgagcaattccatttacttttaatacttaagtatatttaaaaccaaatactcttagacttttactcaaatagtattttactgggtgactttcagttttacttgagtcattttacattaaggtatctttactttacctCAAGTATGActtttgagtactttttccaccactgcaagtCAGAACTGGGAACCTCAGAGTTCAAATTAAGCTATTTGCATAGAGCTTCCAATTGGTTGATTTTGATACTTTCCAAGTGGGAAACTTGGGTATCATTTTTCTACAACGATTTCCAAGTTGTACATTTTTGAGTTTGTTAGTTCCGACATGTCATGAATGCAGCATATGCCTCATATATTCTGTTCATCAAGCTTGCTTTCTCCCACAGTCACTACCCATACTGTAACCATGCATTTTCTTCCTGTACATAATACTTTGTTAACTGAATGAATTGAACCTGAATTGCCGTAATTGTCTTTTATGTACAATAAATATTTTGCTCCCCATGTAGTCTGTGAATATATCATTCCTTAAAGACAGTGCTACTGACCTTTGACGAATACTACGTCTTTTTTAAACCTCccactttgggctggatgtgtcaatctgtagttcatacatgcaaaATCTATGATCGGAATGACTGTCTaacctcaattagccacgaaatccctagtttgaaagtgactgtttttctggaagctgtgctggGCCATTTTCCCTAACATTCAACATTCAACACATGCATAAGCCCTATAGCAATTCGAGtttagccaatgagcttcagtccCCCTTCCATtcgagtgacagctagcaagatgcacacacagcaaAGCGAGAGATCAATGGCATGGTGACAAATCTGCACATATGTGATGTAGTACGCAATTATCGGATCCACTTTTGGTTCGTGAGGGCTACTTTCAGAACTTCTTGCTAAAGTGTACAAAGTACcggatatttttatttatttttaaaaacattttatttcacctttatttaaccaggtaggctagttgagaacaagttctcatttgcaactgggacctggccaatataaagcatagcagtgtgaacagacaacacagagttacacatggagtaaacaattaacaagtcaataacacagtagaaaaaaagagagtctatatacattgtgtgcaaaaggcatgaggaggtaggcgaataattacaattttgcagattaacactggagtgataaatgatcagatggtcatgtacaggtagagatattggagtgcaaaagagcagaaaagtaaacaaatataaacagtatggggatgaggtaggtacaattgggtgggctatttcccgatagactatgtacagctgcagcgatcggttagctgctcagatagcagatgtttgaagttggtgagggagataaaagtctccaacttcagcgatttttgcaatccCTTTAATTCCATTGGTAAATATGCTTTTAACTAATTGTATAGCTTACAACtttattttcatcatagataGACGAAGTGGAGTAATTATCGAAGTAATTCTCTACCCCGCAAATATGTATAATTTGTCGCAAAAAGGTTTCACTTGTTCTATTAACGCGTTTCATAAAACGTTCCCTTACCATGCGGGCGTTGATCACGTAGGGCCACCGTACAGCAGAAGGGTGACGTGCGATTGAAAACAATCGAATTTCCGGAATCCATCGTCGATTAGCATGTTTTTTTCGTTTTCTTCAATTTAAACAAAAATCTGGAGACAACTACCCCATGTTCATGAAGTGCTGTCAGCCTTTTGGTAATAACGTTTTTAATCAATAGTACTGTATGTTGCAAAATATTCCATTATTGACTTGTAACAAGGCTTGTACCAGtatcatgttagctagctagctattttttTTAGCAAGCCTGATGCGACCCCATTTTTGTCTGATACCTTGTTTGTTACCTAGTCGAATTTTGCGATGTGACCGTTTTATTGAACCCATGTTGCACTCTTCTGCGCTGGACGGTTTTCGCCACTTGGTTGTTAGCGAGCTGGAGGAGCTGTCACTCTTATTGGTCAGAGAAACAGATACGCGATGTGTCAGTGATAGACATGGCATATTTCTACCCACTTATTCTGAATAACAGGGCTTTCTGAAGAGATTCACTTtcggatcacacacacacacagtcctgactTGCTCCTGGTGCAGATCCCACTGTGAATTGATCTGTGAAAAAGACACACAAGCAGTATGTCGGAGAACCTCGTCCTCACCTTCCAGACCCAGCTCTCGGGAGTCATGGAGACGGTCCTAAAGTCAGCCATGTATGAGATCACCAGACTGGTGGAGGATGGCTTCCTGGAGGAGGTGAGACGTGGTCAACAGGAAGTGACACGGAGCCACCAGGAAGTGGAGTCTCTGCGGATCTTGCTGCAGCGGGCAGAGAGTCAGCTGAAGGATGTCAGTCAGAGGGCCAGGTGTGGAGACTGTGGCAGGACAGATGTCTACAACGAGGAAACAGACGACAGACCTCCGGGAATACAAGACAGTAAGTGGGGGCTTCCTTTGAGTCACAAAATACTTTTAGGTATAACCAAGGGGTAAATGGTGAATGTGTAGGTATTGCAACTGTTTCCAAAATGGGTTGTTTCTCCCTATGACAGTTTCTAAATAGCTATGCTCATCTACCACTGTTCTTTCCCAGCCTAAGGTTGGTTCCCACAACCACAATATAACCAATTAGCCTATACTTTTCGAGACATAGTTTGAGTTCAGGGGGTGTatgttatgttgttgtctcaTTAGTAGTGCTTTCATGAgttgcacaccgtagcaaaatgttttgcaccTGTCTCCCCAGGTCTGCTTCTGCTGAGCGGGTGTGACCTGAAGCTGGAGGAGGAGCC is part of the Oncorhynchus tshawytscha isolate Ot180627B unplaced genomic scaffold, Otsh_v2.0 Un_contig_3021_pilon_pilon, whole genome shotgun sequence genome and encodes:
- the LOC112240127 gene encoding zinc finger and BTB domain-containing protein 17; amino-acid sequence: MMSEAIVTFQSQLSGVMETVFKAAMYEITRLVEDSFLKEVSRSREQVESLKKRLQLSENRRRDGDREGGRTGKCADCGRADEEAEERSSGTSQTGVERGRGLKQEKVPGEEWSSCGGVARETTFNDLEEAEATSPRRISESTEVGGQKLDSLLKEEALHNTELQERWEFCLDEADGSDVSGPSKSFIQQDLQRCQDDWASGLDQGPEPPGPEGEPEDPTDPLYRPRYSMEDLGGAFEKSGYSGDGGSDHLLDMEGLDRLPGSPSRLGALSYGAVGHYQVNLGGSEGGDHHHRSHMPRPHQSRREQVGSPTPPPHPEVRDRNCLLINEEGYLQDSSVLYPEHGVPESGSRAGHRGLTSIHSGSSAHNNNTESLYGAADDFGNSLNLRDRSQEQVTGGGGRRHACNQCTMTFPDFGSLKAHKQTHKTGRESGSGPPYSCTQCGKTFTQACNLKVHQRVHQAEGLHLCSHCGKGFTSFSDLKRHKCSQTTDKPYCCSICGNKFSRLWNLKLHQRIHTQEKPHRCTMCDKSFTRADILKVHLRIHTGERPYCCAVCGLRFKRLDHLKLHQRKHRPDLLN